CGCTTCGCGTCTTTCAGATCGGCGGGCGGCTTGCCTGATGCCTCGGCGACGGCCTCCGCCAGAGTCGTCTGCATGGCCGCGTACAGGCGGTCGATCTCGGCATCATCGAGCTTGCCCGCGTTGGCGTACGGCGACATGCGCGCGGCATGCAGGATCTCGTCGGAGTACGCGTTGCCGATCCCGGCGATCACGCCCTGGTCGCGCAGCAGCCCCTTGATCTGCATCCGCTTGCCCTCGAGCAGCCCGGCGAACACATCGCGGGTGAACGACGGGTCGAGCGGATCGGGGCCGAGCCGGGCGATGCCAGGGACGTCATGCGGGTCGCGCACGACGTACACCGCGAGCGACCTCTTCGTGCCCGCCTCGGTGAGGTCGAAGCCGGCGCCGTCGTCGAGCGCGACCCGCAGGGCGATCGGCGACTTGCCTGGCTTGATGAGCGTGGTCGGCAGCTCGTCGTACCAGCGCAGCCAGCCCGCCTTCGCGAGATGGAACACGAGATGCAGGTCGTCGCCGCACGAGAGCACGATGAACTTGCCGTGCCGAGAGGCGCCGGTGACCTCGGCGGCCTGAAGGGCATGGATCGGCGGATCATAGGTCTTCAGCGCCGAGATGGCGGACACGGCGGCACGGGTGATCGTGCGTCCGACGGCGCGATCGTCCAGGAACGCGGTCAGGCCTTGCACCTCGGGCATCTCCGGCATGGGTTCATCCTGTCACCGGCATCCGACATGGGGCTAGATCATCGGCATGCGACACAGCGCGATCTCACCATCCAGCGGTCGCGCGCTCAGAGGATCGGCCACTCGACGGGGGAGCGGTCGTCGGTGACGAGCAGGCCGCCGAGCCAGCCGTCGTCGCGCCCTCGGGGGCCGGTGAGCGCCTGGCGCTGAAGGCCCTCGTACCGGAACCCCAGGGCTCGGGCGGCACGCGCCGACGGGATGTTCCCGACGACGGCTTGCCAGCGGATGCGGACGAGCCCGAGCTCGGCGAAGCCCCAGTCGATCACCGCCTTCCCTGCCTCAGCGAGAAAGCCGTGCCCCCGCGCCTCGGCGGCGACCCAGTACCCGAGCTCCGCGTGGCCCCCGGTGTGGTGGTCGACGATGCGGTGGAGGCCGATCGACCCCACGAGCACGCCCTCGTGGAAGATGCTCCACACGGTCTCGCTGCCGTCGGCCCACCACTCCGCGATCAGGCGGATGAAGTCCTCGGCATCCGCGCGGGAGTACGGGCTGGGGACGGTCGTCCAGCGAGGGATCTCCGGATCCTGGCACGCGCGCTCGATCGCCTCGGCATCCGATGGCGTGGGGGCGCGCAGGGTCAGTCTCTCGGTGATCAGGGTGACGGGTTCCATCCCGGAATCCTATGCGCCGCATACCGGGCTCGACGCCTCCGGCCCGGATGTCCGACGCCCCCGACTACACTTGTCCGGTGACTGTTCCAGGGATTCTGCGCGCCTTGGAAGAGGCGTCTCTCTACCGTGATGCCCTGACCTGGGCGCACACCGACGCCGATCTCGGCCTCGTCGACGGGCTCGACGCCCCCGCGCTCGCGGGACTGCTGCGCAAGAGGGCCGAGAACGGCCATCCGGCCGCGCTGCTGGCCGTGGCCCCGACGGGCCGCCGAGCCGAGAGCATCGCACAGGCTCTCGCGTCGTACCTCCCCGACGCTGAGGTGCTCACCTTTCCTGCCTGGGAGACGCTGCCGCACGAGCGGCTCAGCCCCAGCCCCGACACGGTCGGACGACGACTTCAGACGCTGCGCCGCATCACCGGATGGACCGGCGACCACCCGCTCGTCGTGGTCGCGTCCGTGCGCGCCGCGCTGCAGCCCATCGCGGGCAACCTCGCCGACATCGAGCCGCTCGAGCTCGCCATCGGCAGCCGAGGACACGAGCTCGACGACGTGGCGGAGCGCCTCGTCGAACGGGCCTACTCGCGAGTCGACATGGTGTCGCGGCGCGGGGAGTTCGCGGTGCGCGGAGGCATCCTCGACGTCTTCCCGCCGACCTCCGAGCACCCGTTCCGCGTGGAGTTCTTCGGTGACGAGATCGACCAGATCCGCGCGTTCTCGGTGGCGGATCAGCGCTCCCTCCCCGGCGACGTGTCGACGGTCGACCTGCCGCCGAGCCGCGAACTGCTGCTCACGCAGGAGGTACGAGACAACGCGCGTGCCCTCGTCGGCGGGTTCCCCGCGATCTCGGCGATGCTCGAGAGGATGGCCGAGGGCATCCCCGTCGAGGGCATGGAGTCGCTCCTGCCCGCCGTCGCGGGGCCGCTGAAGTCGCTCGTCGAGTACCTGCCGGACGGCGCGGCCACGGCGGTCGTCGACCCGGAGCGGTCGTCGGCCCGCGCGATCACGCTCGGGGAGACCAACCGGGAGTTCCTGGACGCGGCGTGGAGCGCTGCGACATCGGGAGCATCCGCACCCATCGACCTCGGGGCCGGCGACTTCCTCACGATCGCGCGCCTGCGTGAGATCGTGCACGCGCGGGGCGGCGTCTGGTGGCGGCTCAGCCCGTTCGCGATCGGCGGCGCGGATGCTGAGACGATCGACGCCGCCGTCATCCCGTCGTTCCACGGCAACGTCGACGGCGCGATCTCGTTCGTCGACGGCTGCGTGTCCGAGGGGTGGCGGGTGGTCGTGATCGCCGCTGGTCCCGGTCTGGTCGACCGCGCGCGCGACGTGCTGTCCGACCGCGGCGTCGCGGCACGGGTGGTCGATCGCCTCACCGAGGCGCCGGAGGCGGGCGTCGCCACGCTCGTGACCGGCTCCGTCGAGGCGGGGGTCCAGGTGCCGGAGGCCAAGCTCGCCGTCCTCACGGACAACGAGTTCTACGGCCGCACCATCGGCGGCGACCAGCGCGTGGTCAAGAAGCTCGCATCGCGCCGCAAGAACGTCGTCGACCCGTTGCAGCTGAAGCAGGGCGATTACGTCGTGCACGCGACGCACGGCATCGGCCGCTTCGTGGAGATGACCCAGCGCGAGGTGTCGACCGGCGGCCGCAACGCCGCGAAGTCGACCCGTGACTACCTGGTGCTCGAGTACGCGCCGTCCAAGCGGGGCTACCCCGGCGACAAGCTCTTCGTGCCGACCGACCAGCTCGACCTGCTGTCGAAGTACGTCGGCGGCGAGGCTCCCACCCTGTCGAAGATGGGCGGCAGCGACTGGGCACAGGCGAAGGGCAGGGCCCGCAAGGCCGTGCGTGACATCGCCGTCGAGCTCGTCAAGCTCTACTCCGCGCGCATGAGCGCCAAGGGCCACGCGTTCGGCCCCGACACGCCGTGGCAGCGCGAGCTCGAGGAGGCGTTCCCGTTCGCGGAGACGCACGACCAGCTGCAGACGATCGAGGAGATCAAGGCCGACATGGAGCGGCCGATCCCGATGGACCGGCTGCTGTCGGGAGACGTCGGCTTCGGCAAGACCGAGGTCGCCGTGCGTGCCGCGTTCAAGGCGATCCAAGACGGCAAGCAGGTCGCGATGCTCGTGCCGACGACGCTGCTCGTCAAGCAGCACCTCGAGACCTTCACCGAGCGATTCGCGGGCTTCCCCGTGAAGGTGCGGCCGCTGTCGCGGTTCCAGACCGACAAGGAGGCGCGGCTCACCCTGCAGGGGCTGCTCGACGGATCGGTCGACATGGTCATCGGCACGCACCGCATCCTCACCGACCAGGTCATCTTCAAAGACCTGGGACTGCTCATCATCGACGAGGAGCAGCGCTTCGGCGTCGAGCACAAAGACGCGCTGAAGAAGCTCAAGACGAACGTCGACATCCTCGCCATGAGCGCCACCCCCATCCCGCGCACGCTCGAGATGGCCGTCACCGGCATCCGCGAGATGTCCACGCTGCAGACGCCCCCGGAAGACCGGCATCCGATCCTCTCTTTCGTCGGTCCGCGCAGCGACAAGCAGATCGCAGCGGCCATCCGGCGCGAGATCCTGCGCGAGGGGCAGGTGTTCTTCGTGCACAACCGCGTGCAGTCGATCCAGCGGGTCGCCGCGGAGCTGGCCGAGCTCGTGCCGGAGGCGCGGATCGCGGTGGCGCACGGCAAGATGGGCGAGCACCAGCTCGAGCAGGTCGTCGACGACTTCTGGGAGCGCAAGTACGACGTGCTCGTCTCGACGACCATCATCGAGACAGGTCTCGACATCTCCAATGCCAACACGATCATCATCGACAGGGCCGACAAGTACGGCCTCAGCCAGCTGCACCAGCTGCGCGGACGCGTCGGTCGAGGACGTGAACGCGCCTACGCGTACTTCCTCTACGACGACTCCAAGCCGCTCAGCGAGACCGCGGCCGACCGACTGCAGACGATCGCCGTGAACAACGACCTCGGCTCGGGCATGCAGGTCGCCTTGAAAGACCTCGAGCTGCGCGGCGCGGGAAACCTGCTCGGAGCCGAGCAGGCCGGCCACATCGCCGGCGTCGGCTTCGATCTGTACCTGCGCATGATCGGCGAGGCCGTCGCGACCTTCCGCGGCGAAGAGGTCGAGACCGGGCAGGAGCTCCGCCTCGAGCTGCCCCTCGAGGCCCGCATCCCCGAGGACTACATCGACAGCGAGCGGCTGCGGCTCGAGGCGTACCAGAAGCTGTCGGCTGCGTCGGCCGCCACCGCGAAGGACGATGCGATCGACCTGGTCGTCGAGGAGCTCACCGACCGGTACGGCACGCCGCCGGAGGAGGTCGTCGGGCTCGTGGCGATCGCTCGGCTCCGCCGTCGTGCAGCGCGCGCCGGGCTGACGGATGTCGTCGCCATGGGGTCGAACCTGCGGATCTCGCCGGCGCGCCTCGAGGACTCGATCAAGGTGCGGATGCAGCGGCTGTACCCCAAGGCGAAGCTCGTCGCAGGGGGAGAAGCCCTCGTCGTGCCGCTGCCGACCGTGCCGTCGGCGGTGGGCGTGGGGCTCGAGCCTCTTCCGGGCGCACAGCTGCTGGAATGGGTGGGGCAGCTCTTCACAGCCTTGTTCCCCGAGCCGGTGAAGACCGACTAGATCACCGACAGCGCCGCCGTCAACGCCCTGTGACGCGCACGTCATGGGCGGGATGCTGGCGGCATGTGGACGCTATTGATCATCCTCCTCGTGCTGTGGGCCGGCGTGTCCGTGCTGGGCTTCGTGGTGAAGGGCCTGTTCTGGCTCGCGATCGTCGGGATCGTCTTGTTCATCGGGACGCTCGTGTTCGGGATGCTCCGCCGCGGGACCTCCACGAGGGAGTGACCCGGCACGGCCCGTCGCGCGGCGCGGTGCGTGAGGTGCGTGTGCGCGCCCGTGTGTCGCCGAGCCCGTGCGCGTCGTGCCCGTGTGTCGCCGTGCCCGTGCGCGAAAAGTCGGAGTCTCCGGGCGACACGCCGGGGTGCGGGTGGTCTCGGGCGGCGTGTCGCGTCGCGGTTCCGACGTTTCGCGCACGGACGCGGGGAGTTCGCGCGCGCGGACGCCGGGCCATCGTGCCCACGGATGCTGCGCCTTTCGCGTGCGGGTTGCCGTGCCCGTGCGCGAAAAGTCGGAGTCTCCGGGCGACACGCCGGGGTGCGGGTGGTCTCGGGCGGCGTGTCGCGTCGCGGTTCCGACGTTTCGCGCACGGACGCGGGGAGTTCGCGCGCGCGGACGCCGGGCTTCGCGCGCGGATGCCGCCCCTCCGCGCGCGCGGACACCGCACGAGCCGTACACGGATGCCGCGGCCGGGACTAGTCTGGCCGCATGTTGTACGAGCACCTCGGGGCTCGGCCCCGGATCCATGACACCGCCGTCGTCGCTCCCACCGCCGTCGTCTCGGGCGACGTCGAGATCGGGCCCCACTGCCAGGTGCTGCACGGTGCGGTGATCACCGCGGAGGGCGGTCCGATCACGCTGGGCGAGCACGTGATCGTGATGGAGAACGCCCTCATCCGCGCGACTGCGGCCAACGCCGTGCACATCGGCGCCCACACGCTCGTCGGCACGCTCGCCAGCATCGCGGGAGCGACCGTCGGTGAAGAGGTGTTCTTCGCGTCGGGAGCGCGCATCTTCAACGGCGCGCTCGTCGGCGACCGGTGCGAGGTGCGAGTCAACGCCATCGTGCACCGACGCGCCGTGCTGCCGGAGGGCACGGTCGTGCCGATCGGGTGGGTGGCGGTCGGCGACCCCGTGCAACTGCTCTCACCCGACCGCGAGGCGGAGATCGCGGCGGCGCAGCCGGAGCTCGACTTCCCGGGTCACGTGTTCGGCGTCGACCGCGACACTCCCGACCTCATGGTGCAGCTCACCGAGCGCTACGGCAGCTCCCTCGCCCGCCATGCGGCGGACCGGCTGCTCTGAAACCCCGCGGCGGAACGCCGAAGCGCTCCCGCGGCGGAACGCCGAAGCTCCCCATGACGCCGCGCCCGTCGGCGCCGGAGAGCGCCCGCGGCGGAATGCCGAAGCGCCTCCATGCCGTCGGGCCCGTCCGCGCCGGAGAGCGCACGCGGCGGAACGCCGAAGCGCGCCCGGACCGACGGGAGAGTCCGAGGACTCCTGCGATCCGAGCGCGCTCGTGCTGTCGTGGAAGCCGTCAGATGACGCCCTGGGCGAGCATGGCGTCGGCGACGCGCTCGAAACCGACGATGTTGGCGCCGGCCACGTAGTCGCCCGGAGTGCCATAGCGCTCGGCTGCCTCGAACGCCGCGCTGTGGATGTCGGCCATGATGTCGCGCAGCTTCTGCTCGCTGTTCGCGAAGTCCCAGCGCTGGCGCGCGGCGTTCTGGCTCATCTCCAGCGCCGACGTCGCGACGCCGCCGGCGTTCGCGGCCTTGCCTGGAGCGAAGAGCACGCCGGCCCGCTGGAAGGCCTCGACGGCCTCGGGGGTGCTCGGCATGTTCGCGCCCTCGGCGACCGCGCGCACGCCGTTCGCGATGAGGGCGAGGGCAGAATCCTCGTTCAGCTCGTTCTGCGTGGCGGAGGGGACCGCGATGTCGACCGGCGTCTCCCAGACGTTCCCGCCCTCGACGAAGCGCGCGCCGGGGCGGCGGTTCGCGTACTCGACGATGCGGCCGCGCTCGACCTCCTTGATCTGGCGCAGAAGGGCGAGGTCGATCCCCGCGTCGTCGACGACGTAGCCCGAGGAGTCGGATGCCGTCACGGCCTTGGCGCCGAGCTGCTGCGCCTTCTCGATCGCATAGAGCGCGACGTTGCCGGAGCCGGAGACCGCCACGCGCTTGCCCTCGAGGCTCTCTCCGTGCACGGCGAGCATCTCCTGCACGAAGAACACGGCTCCGTAGCCGGTGGCCTCGGTGCGCACCTGGGCGCCGCCCCAGCCGATGCCCTTGCCGGTGAGGATGCCCGATTCATGCCGGTTCGTGATCTTGCGGTACATGCCGAACATGTAGCCGATCTCGCGGCCCCCGACGCCGATGTCACCCGCCGGGACATCGGTGTGCTCGCCGATGTGCCGGTACAGCTCGCTCATGAACGACTGGCAGAACCGCATGATCTCGGCGTCGCTCTTGCCGTGCGGATCGAAGTTCGACCCGCCCTTTCCGCCGCCGATGCCCTGGCCGGTGAGGGCGTTCTTGAAGATCTGCTCGAAGCCGAGGAACTTGATGATCGAGATGTTCACCGAGGGGTGGAAGCGCAGCCCGCCCTTGTACGGGCCGAGAGCGGAGTTGTACTGCACGCGGTAGCCGCGGTTCACCTGCAGCCGGCCTGCGTCGTCGATCCAC
This Microbacterium sp. XT11 DNA region includes the following protein-coding sequences:
- a CDS encoding Fpg/Nei family DNA glycosylase, translating into MPEMPEVQGLTAFLDDRAVGRTITRAAVSAISALKTYDPPIHALQAAEVTGASRHGKFIVLSCGDDLHLVFHLAKAGWLRWYDELPTTLIKPGKSPIALRVALDDGAGFDLTEAGTKRSLAVYVVRDPHDVPGIARLGPDPLDPSFTRDVFAGLLEGKRMQIKGLLRDQGVIAGIGNAYSDEILHAARMSPYANAGKLDDAEIDRLYAAMQTTLAEAVAEASGKPPADLKDAKRRGMQVHARRGEACPVCGDTVRSVFFADRSMEYCPTCQTGGKPLADRRLSRLLK
- a CDS encoding GNAT family N-acetyltransferase, translating into MEPVTLITERLTLRAPTPSDAEAIERACQDPEIPRWTTVPSPYSRADAEDFIRLIAEWWADGSETVWSIFHEGVLVGSIGLHRIVDHHTGGHAELGYWVAAEARGHGFLAEAGKAVIDWGFAELGLVRIRWQAVVGNIPSARAARALGFRYEGLQRQALTGPRGRDDGWLGGLLVTDDRSPVEWPIL
- the mfd gene encoding transcription-repair coupling factor; translation: MTVPGILRALEEASLYRDALTWAHTDADLGLVDGLDAPALAGLLRKRAENGHPAALLAVAPTGRRAESIAQALASYLPDAEVLTFPAWETLPHERLSPSPDTVGRRLQTLRRITGWTGDHPLVVVASVRAALQPIAGNLADIEPLELAIGSRGHELDDVAERLVERAYSRVDMVSRRGEFAVRGGILDVFPPTSEHPFRVEFFGDEIDQIRAFSVADQRSLPGDVSTVDLPPSRELLLTQEVRDNARALVGGFPAISAMLERMAEGIPVEGMESLLPAVAGPLKSLVEYLPDGAATAVVDPERSSARAITLGETNREFLDAAWSAATSGASAPIDLGAGDFLTIARLREIVHARGGVWWRLSPFAIGGADAETIDAAVIPSFHGNVDGAISFVDGCVSEGWRVVVIAAGPGLVDRARDVLSDRGVAARVVDRLTEAPEAGVATLVTGSVEAGVQVPEAKLAVLTDNEFYGRTIGGDQRVVKKLASRRKNVVDPLQLKQGDYVVHATHGIGRFVEMTQREVSTGGRNAAKSTRDYLVLEYAPSKRGYPGDKLFVPTDQLDLLSKYVGGEAPTLSKMGGSDWAQAKGRARKAVRDIAVELVKLYSARMSAKGHAFGPDTPWQRELEEAFPFAETHDQLQTIEEIKADMERPIPMDRLLSGDVGFGKTEVAVRAAFKAIQDGKQVAMLVPTTLLVKQHLETFTERFAGFPVKVRPLSRFQTDKEARLTLQGLLDGSVDMVIGTHRILTDQVIFKDLGLLIIDEEQRFGVEHKDALKKLKTNVDILAMSATPIPRTLEMAVTGIREMSTLQTPPEDRHPILSFVGPRSDKQIAAAIRREILREGQVFFVHNRVQSIQRVAAELAELVPEARIAVAHGKMGEHQLEQVVDDFWERKYDVLVSTTIIETGLDISNANTIIIDRADKYGLSQLHQLRGRVGRGRERAYAYFLYDDSKPLSETAADRLQTIAVNNDLGSGMQVALKDLELRGAGNLLGAEQAGHIAGVGFDLYLRMIGEAVATFRGEEVETGQELRLELPLEARIPEDYIDSERLRLEAYQKLSAASAATAKDDAIDLVVEELTDRYGTPPEEVVGLVAIARLRRRAARAGLTDVVAMGSNLRISPARLEDSIKVRMQRLYPKAKLVAGGEALVVPLPTVPSAVGVGLEPLPGAQLLEWVGQLFTALFPEPVKTD
- a CDS encoding gamma carbonic anhydrase family protein; this translates as MLYEHLGARPRIHDTAVVAPTAVVSGDVEIGPHCQVLHGAVITAEGGPITLGEHVIVMENALIRATAANAVHIGAHTLVGTLASIAGATVGEEVFFASGARIFNGALVGDRCEVRVNAIVHRRAVLPEGTVVPIGWVAVGDPVQLLSPDREAEIAAAQPELDFPGHVFGVDRDTPDLMVQLTERYGSSLARHAADRLL
- the gdhA gene encoding NADP-specific glutamate dehydrogenase, giving the protein MAQPIFESVRALNPNEPEFHQAVHEVLHSIGPVLDRRPDYVDNGILERLVEPERQVIFRVPWIDDAGRLQVNRGYRVQYNSALGPYKGGLRFHPSVNISIIKFLGFEQIFKNALTGQGIGGGKGGSNFDPHGKSDAEIMRFCQSFMSELYRHIGEHTDVPAGDIGVGGREIGYMFGMYRKITNRHESGILTGKGIGWGGAQVRTEATGYGAVFFVQEMLAVHGESLEGKRVAVSGSGNVALYAIEKAQQLGAKAVTASDSSGYVVDDAGIDLALLRQIKEVERGRIVEYANRRPGARFVEGGNVWETPVDIAVPSATQNELNEDSALALIANGVRAVAEGANMPSTPEAVEAFQRAGVLFAPGKAANAGGVATSALEMSQNAARQRWDFANSEQKLRDIMADIHSAAFEAAERYGTPGDYVAGANIVGFERVADAMLAQGVI